In Cydia splendana chromosome 25, ilCydSple1.2, whole genome shotgun sequence, a single genomic region encodes these proteins:
- the LOC134802784 gene encoding aldo-keto reductase AKR2E4-like, giving the protein MPALGYGTWLGLRPDGEFDYSGWDKMVDCISYAIDVGYRHIDTAHLYRIEPEIGQIIKKKIQDGVVKREDLFITTKVWPTYATEADVEVSLRGSLRRLGLDYVDQVLVHWPMSYTEEGVDRKIDYLDTWQAFETVLKKGLTRSIGVSNFNVEQLKRLVANSNVKPVTNQVELNLAFGQKELVDYCTSQNIRVVAWAPFGAMIPSRAAPDAKGPKMDDPTLVAIAKKYNKSVTQIVLRYLYQRGIITLPKTVTPSRVIENASIFDFELSQSEFDILAKFDIKYRSNRPTYWQNLSNYPFEKYDVPPSTTPKSMLSWKNGKNQDID; this is encoded by the exons ATGCCAGCTCTGGGTTACGGGACGTGGCTCGGTCTCCGCCCG GACGGAGAGTTCGACTACTCCGGTTGGGACAAGATGGTGGACTGTATCTCGTACGCCATCGACGTGGGATACCGACACATCGACACGGCGCATCTGTATAGGATTGAGCCCGAGATCGGACAGATTATAAAGAAGAAGATCCAAGATGGCGTCGTGAAGAGAGAAGACCTTTTTATCACCACTAAG GTGTGGCCGACGTACGCCACGGAGGCCGACGTGGAGGTCTCGTTGCGCGGCTCCCTGCGCCGTCTAGGCCTCGACTACGTGGACCAGGTGCTCGTACACTGGCCAATGTCCTACACT GAAGAAGGGGTAGACCGAAAGATCGACTACCTAGACACCTGGCAGGCCTTCGAGACGGTCCTTAAGAAGGGTCTGACGCGCTCCATCGGCGTGTCAAACTTTAACGTTGAACAGCTGAAGCGCCTCGTAGCCAATAGCAACGTCAAGCCAGTCACCAACCAAGTCGAA CTCAACCTCGCTTTCGGTCAAAAGGAGCTCGTCGACTACTGCACCTCTCAGAACATCAGGGTAGTCGCCTGGGCGCCCTTCGGAGCCATGATCCCCAGCCGTGCGGCCCCTGACGCTAAGGGACCTAAGATGGACGACCCCACCCTCGTCGCTATTGCCAAGAAATACAACAAGTCTGTCACACAAATCGTGCTCAGATACTTG TACCAACGAGGCATCATCACCCTCCCAAAAACGGTCACACCGAGCCGCGTCATCGAAAACGCCTCCATCTTCGACTTCGAACTGTCGCAGTCGGAGTTCGACATATTAGCGAAGTTCGACATCAAGTACCGCTCGAACAGACCGACATATTGGCAGAACTTATCCAACTACCCCTTTGAAAAGTACGACGTTCCCCCCAGTACCACCCCGAAGTCGATGCTTTCGTGGAAGAACGGGAAAAATCAAGATATCGATTAG